One Defluviitoga tunisiensis genomic window carries:
- a CDS encoding carbohydrate ABC transporter permease yields the protein MKTKKMRKTGSVILHIVMFGLALIWLYPYIWLFLASVKPSAEIYTRFWPTKFTLEHFRFILESAERMNRPFVRAFFNSLFVSITVTLCVLISSAIIAFALSKYKFKAREGIFNFIIFQMVFPGFMFTIPMYILIRNLNLLNSYGALILPSIMSGWGIFMLTQSFKGTPNDYIEAAKMDGASDFFVIFRIMVPLNNSAMAIVGLFTFIGIWDNFMWPLIVIQDYNKMPLSVLLATFNHEYGAYVGPIMAGSVIQTIPMVLIFIIFRKAFLQGISMTLK from the coding sequence ATGAAAACTAAAAAAATGAGAAAAACAGGAAGCGTAATCCTTCACATAGTTATGTTTGGCTTGGCGCTAATTTGGCTGTATCCTTATATATGGCTCTTTTTAGCATCTGTAAAACCATCTGCAGAAATTTATACTCGATTTTGGCCTACAAAATTCACGTTAGAACATTTTAGATTCATTCTAGAAAGTGCCGAAAGAATGAATAGACCTTTTGTTAGAGCTTTTTTTAATAGTTTGTTTGTTTCTATAACTGTAACTTTATGTGTTTTGATAAGTTCAGCAATTATTGCGTTTGCTTTGTCTAAATATAAATTTAAAGCTAGAGAAGGAATATTTAATTTTATTATATTTCAGATGGTGTTTCCTGGTTTTATGTTTACAATACCAATGTATATTTTGATTAGGAATCTGAATTTACTAAATAGTTATGGAGCACTAATACTACCTTCGATTATGAGTGGCTGGGGTATTTTTATGTTAACCCAAAGTTTCAAAGGAACCCCCAACGACTATATAGAAGCTGCAAAGATGGATGGGGCATCTGATTTTTTCGTAATTTTTAGAATAATGGTCCCATTGAACAATTCGGCTATGGCTATAGTTGGGCTTTTCACATTCATTGGTATATGGGATAACTTCATGTGGCCTTTAATAGTAATTCAAGACTATAATAAAATGCCACTTTCTGTACTATTAGCTACTTTTAATCATGAATATGGTGCGTATGTTGGTCCCATAATGGCTGGGTCTGTTATACAAACTATTCCAATGGTTTTAATATTTATTATTTTCAGAAAAGCTTTCTTGCAAGGCATATCAATGACATTAAAATAA
- a CDS encoding extracellular solute-binding protein — MKRVLILSLVALLCVISFSVTKLVFWTAPDPQQEVFWKELVAEYEQLHPEIDIEWSTIPAAGSSEEAILTAIASGRAPDVCTNIFSGFAAQLVEIDQLVEFDKLEGFDEVVEKRKMGNILEGWKIDGKNYVIPIYSNPILMWWRASLLKEAGFDTPPRTYSEIYEFSKKFVIPQERYSVQIIQGRNWWDRWFDFITYYYAASEGEPYIDTSKGRAIFNNEPGKEVATFIDTMFKNGWTAVELVSNPLYIGAIAGGLRGPWEISFAQTQFPEIINDIVITPPPVPDNYPKDKPIYTFADAKGLVILKSSKHQKEAWDFVKWLFTKEDFDVKWLEYTKMPPAREDLLDNEDFKDFWNENPLAAEYAKYVAYAVPPAPITQTVDVQDLMTFEFIEPLMYQKKDPQKALDDAVKAINKILW, encoded by the coding sequence ATGAAGAGAGTGTTGATTCTATCTTTAGTAGCTTTGTTATGTGTGATTTCTTTTTCAGTGACTAAATTGGTATTCTGGACAGCACCAGATCCACAACAGGAAGTTTTTTGGAAGGAATTAGTTGCAGAATATGAACAATTACATCCTGAGATTGATATTGAATGGTCAACAATTCCAGCTGCTGGAAGCTCAGAAGAGGCAATTTTAACAGCTATAGCTTCAGGACGAGCACCTGACGTCTGTACTAATATTTTCTCTGGTTTTGCTGCTCAATTAGTTGAAATCGATCAACTTGTCGAATTTGACAAACTTGAAGGATTTGATGAGGTTGTGGAAAAAAGAAAAATGGGTAATATACTTGAAGGGTGGAAGATAGACGGTAAAAATTACGTCATACCAATTTATTCAAATCCTATCCTGATGTGGTGGAGAGCTTCTTTACTTAAAGAAGCTGGTTTTGATACCCCACCACGAACCTACTCTGAAATCTATGAATTTTCAAAAAAATTTGTTATACCTCAAGAAAGATATTCTGTTCAAATTATTCAAGGAAGAAACTGGTGGGATAGATGGTTTGACTTCATTACTTATTATTATGCTGCTAGTGAAGGAGAACCTTATATAGATACATCTAAAGGTAGAGCTATCTTTAATAACGAACCAGGAAAAGAAGTTGCTACTTTTATTGATACAATGTTTAAAAACGGATGGACTGCTGTAGAACTTGTAAGCAATCCTCTTTATATTGGTGCTATAGCAGGTGGTTTAAGAGGTCCTTGGGAAATATCTTTTGCTCAAACACAATTTCCTGAAATTATTAATGACATTGTAATTACACCTCCACCAGTTCCTGACAATTATCCAAAAGATAAACCTATTTACACCTTTGCTGACGCTAAAGGTTTAGTAATACTTAAAAGTTCAAAACATCAAAAAGAAGCTTGGGATTTCGTAAAATGGTTATTTACAAAGGAAGATTTTGATGTAAAATGGCTTGAATACACAAAAATGCCTCCTGCAAGAGAAGATTTGTTGGATAATGAAGATTTCAAAGATTTTTGGAATGAAAATCCTTTGGCAGCTGAATATGCTAAGTATGTTGCCTACGCTGTTCCTCCTGCACCTATAACTCAAACAGTCGATGTTCAAGATTTAATGACTTTTGAATTTATAGAACCTTTAATGTATCAGAAAAAAGATCCACAAAAGGCTTTAGACGATGCTGTTAAAGCTATAAATAAGATTCTTTGGTAA
- a CDS encoding glycoside hydrolase family 130 protein, producing MNLKLKRHPLNPLFAPNPMHLWESRFVFNPAVVYDGELFHMLYRAQGEDMVSRMGYAVSLDGVHFNRMERPVFEPQHQNELYGVEDPRLTFLNGRYYMCYTAYSPKNISVAMASTKNFISWERYGIILPESPNKDAALFPEKINGQYVLIHRLEPDIWFAYSDDLLHWSNYVKIASPRKNYWDNLKIGAGGPPLKTPYGWLFLYHGVQDDARPIYRLGFMLLDLNDPTKVLKRSEEPILEPEETWEIFGGVPNVVFSDAMVEYKDQYYVYYGAADNYIALATISKEEVFKWINE from the coding sequence TTGAATTTGAAACTAAAAAGGCATCCATTAAACCCCTTGTTCGCTCCAAACCCTATGCACTTATGGGAATCAAGATTTGTATTCAATCCGGCTGTAGTGTATGATGGCGAACTATTTCATATGCTCTATCGAGCACAAGGTGAAGACATGGTTTCAAGAATGGGGTATGCTGTAAGTTTGGATGGAGTTCATTTTAACAGAATGGAAAGACCAGTTTTTGAACCCCAACATCAAAATGAGTTGTACGGAGTAGAAGATCCAAGGCTTACTTTTTTAAATGGTAGATACTACATGTGTTATACAGCATATTCTCCAAAGAATATAAGTGTGGCTATGGCTTCTACAAAAAATTTTATCTCTTGGGAAAGATATGGAATAATATTACCCGAAAGCCCTAACAAAGATGCTGCCTTATTCCCCGAAAAAATTAATGGTCAGTATGTCCTTATTCATAGATTAGAACCAGATATTTGGTTTGCATATTCTGATGATTTACTTCATTGGAGTAACTATGTGAAAATTGCATCACCACGTAAAAACTATTGGGATAACTTGAAGATAGGAGCGGGAGGTCCTCCGTTGAAAACTCCGTATGGTTGGCTATTTTTATATCATGGAGTCCAAGACGACGCTCGACCTATTTACAGACTTGGATTTATGCTACTAGATTTAAATGATCCTACAAAGGTATTAAAAAGATCCGAAGAACCAATTTTAGAACCTGAAGAAACATGGGAAATATTTGGAGGAGTTCCAAACGTTGTTTTCTCAGATGCTATGGTAGAGTATAAAGACCAGTATTATGTTTATTATGGAGCTGCAGACAATTATATCGCTTTAGCTACTATCTCAAAAGAAGAAGTTTTCAAATGGATTAATGAATAA
- a CDS encoding LacI family DNA-binding transcriptional regulator, whose protein sequence is MPTIDEVAKLAGVSIATVSRVLNSKNTVSEKTREKVLKVIEELNYKPSTIARDLANKKTSFQIGVIISERIAKILKNRDHYGISEFYLTVLTGIESYSKENNISFEVKTFEECRGDFLKTIDGFLVVGGDKLPRCVEECDLPKVLVDNYIPTLKVDSIVSNGFDGAYYAINKMIERGYTRIVHIHGSVSFYGFRDRFDGYTAAMSDNGLLPQTFECDETPEGISYALNLALSKNPEIIFASNDVIALTILNTLKKIGIAVPNDIQLIGFDDIISASISEPKLSTLKVFKYEMGNIALSRLIDLINEKNPHPVLISLFTTFMERETTKKEKEVK, encoded by the coding sequence ATGCCAACAATAGACGAAGTCGCCAAATTAGCGGGAGTTTCTATAGCTACTGTTTCAAGAGTTTTAAATTCAAAAAATACTGTTTCAGAAAAAACTAGAGAAAAAGTTTTAAAAGTCATTGAAGAATTAAACTATAAACCTTCAACAATTGCCAGAGATCTTGCTAATAAGAAAACTTCTTTTCAAATTGGAGTTATTATCAGTGAAAGAATCGCAAAAATATTAAAAAATAGAGATCATTACGGTATAAGCGAATTTTATCTTACTGTACTAACAGGTATTGAATCATATTCTAAAGAAAACAATATATCTTTTGAAGTAAAAACATTTGAAGAATGTAGGGGAGATTTTCTAAAAACTATAGATGGTTTTCTAGTAGTTGGTGGCGATAAATTGCCTAGATGTGTAGAAGAATGTGATCTACCAAAAGTTCTTGTTGATAATTATATTCCTACACTTAAGGTTGATTCAATTGTTTCTAACGGTTTTGATGGAGCTTATTATGCTATAAATAAGATGATTGAAAGAGGTTATACTAGGATAGTTCACATTCATGGCTCTGTTAGTTTTTATGGTTTTAGAGATAGATTTGATGGTTATACTGCTGCAATGAGTGATAATGGTTTATTGCCTCAAACATTTGAATGTGATGAGACCCCTGAAGGAATTTCGTATGCATTGAATTTAGCTTTGTCAAAAAATCCTGAAATTATTTTTGCATCAAATGATGTTATAGCCTTAACTATATTGAATACACTCAAAAAAATAGGGATTGCCGTACCAAACGATATCCAACTAATAGGTTTCGATGATATTATATCTGCTTCAATTTCTGAACCAAAACTCTCTACACTTAAAGTTTTTAAATACGAGATGGGAAACATCGCATTGAGCAGATTAATAGACTTGATTAATGAGAAAAATCCTCATCCTGTATTGATTTCTCTTTTTACCACGTTCATGGAAAGAGAAACAACTAAAAAAGAAAAGGAGGTTAAGTAA
- a CDS encoding carbohydrate ABC transporter permease: MYKRNSKIINNVLIYVILILGAIIMTFPFYYMFITSLKESAYIFSLPPQLIPKPMTFQNYVTVWKEADFARYFVNSVTITLPAILLNVLLSTLTAYGFARYNFPFKETFFSLLIATLAVPGLLLIIPQFDIISKIKWLMDNKVTLIFTGGIGGIAFNAFFLRGFFEAMPVEYEESAEIDGANAWQRFIHIVFPQALPAVGALTIMSFMGIWDDYFWPSLILSSKNNWTLPIGIMGLKGQFSVQWNILFAGTMISLLPVLVIYVIFQKYFIQSVSEGGLKL; this comes from the coding sequence ATGTATAAAAGGAATTCAAAAATAATTAATAATGTACTTATTTACGTTATTTTAATTTTAGGGGCCATAATAATGACTTTCCCTTTTTATTATATGTTTATAACTTCACTTAAAGAGAGCGCATACATTTTTTCTTTACCGCCCCAACTTATACCAAAACCCATGACTTTTCAAAATTATGTCACAGTTTGGAAAGAGGCAGATTTTGCTAGATATTTTGTTAACAGTGTTACGATTACATTGCCTGCTATACTGTTGAATGTTTTACTTTCCACGTTAACTGCATATGGTTTTGCTAGATATAATTTTCCATTTAAAGAAACTTTTTTCTCTCTATTAATAGCTACTTTGGCAGTCCCAGGATTATTATTAATCATTCCTCAATTTGATATAATAAGCAAGATAAAATGGCTTATGGATAATAAAGTTACCCTTATTTTTACAGGAGGAATAGGTGGAATTGCATTCAATGCCTTTTTCCTTAGAGGATTTTTTGAAGCAATGCCTGTAGAATACGAAGAAAGCGCTGAAATAGATGGAGCTAATGCTTGGCAAAGATTTATCCATATAGTTTTCCCTCAAGCTCTCCCAGCAGTGGGTGCCTTAACAATAATGTCTTTTATGGGTATCTGGGATGATTATTTTTGGCCTTCTTTGATATTAAGTTCTAAGAATAATTGGACTTTACCTATCGGAATAATGGGCCTTAAAGGACAATTTAGCGTACAATGGAATATTTTATTTGCAGGAACAATGATATCACTTTTGCCGGTTTTAGTAATATATGTTATATTCCAAAAATATTTTATTCAATCTGTTTCTGAAGGTGGCTTAAAACTGTAG
- a CDS encoding glycoside hydrolase family 66 protein translates to MDFLDASEKKGFSLIEKFLLITNSILFFSSMFGGEFVDILFDKSYYYPNETINIRILNMLEENKQIKVEITQGVQKVSEFAIDNYLDSKEINFSFKSPSTTGGYGLDLFIDNKLVLSRGFSVLSSWLDSPRYGFLTDFSKGRFDIEKNFDYLVQYHINSLQYYDWMYDYGDLVYEEGEEYKDAWNREKTISNVVLKELIEKGHEKNIFSMAYVSIYGVERNLGLQRPEWLLYQKKGVNYEPVDFYKKILITNTYNDSDWTKFLIEECKKTLEFGFDGIHLDQYGYPKDYTSLFLKNGEYKPYLTSKGFKEFINLLKKETQSPVFFNYVNNWPNEIQSHTNGDVIYIEPWESCNTYLDLYLMIKQAKKDSRKDVILAAYINENFEENVLLSDAVISASGGRRLELGEFRLLLAGPYFPGDAGVASQKLLDGLRNYYDYQIRYEQFLDLPEKELSLEGSNLSLIPKKNSIWYNIKGNSEYVFINFINFIGISTELWRTKTKKPEIVENLEIFLPIKNVQNVYFASPDTQIAFSKIDYEVEDEGIKIFVSKVEYWSSILIEL, encoded by the coding sequence GTGGATTTCTTAGATGCTTCAGAAAAAAAAGGTTTTTCACTGATTGAAAAATTTTTGTTAATAACTAATTCAATACTATTTTTTTCATCTATGTTTGGAGGTGAATTTGTGGATATATTGTTCGATAAGTCTTATTATTATCCAAACGAAACTATTAATATCAGAATTTTAAATATGCTTGAAGAAAACAAACAAATTAAAGTTGAAATAACCCAAGGGGTTCAAAAAGTTTCTGAATTCGCTATTGATAATTATTTAGATAGTAAGGAAATCAATTTCTCGTTTAAGTCTCCTTCCACAACAGGAGGATATGGATTAGATTTATTTATAGACAATAAATTAGTATTAAGCAGAGGTTTTTCAGTTTTAAGTTCTTGGCTGGATTCTCCAAGATATGGATTTCTGACTGATTTTTCAAAAGGTAGGTTTGATATAGAAAAGAATTTTGACTATTTAGTTCAATATCACATAAATTCTCTGCAATATTATGACTGGATGTATGACTACGGAGATTTAGTATATGAAGAGGGAGAGGAATATAAGGATGCATGGAATAGAGAAAAAACAATATCTAATGTTGTTTTAAAAGAATTAATAGAGAAAGGACATGAAAAAAACATTTTTTCTATGGCATATGTTTCTATATATGGTGTTGAAAGAAATTTAGGATTACAACGTCCTGAGTGGCTATTGTATCAGAAAAAAGGAGTAAATTATGAACCGGTGGATTTTTATAAAAAAATACTTATTACAAATACTTATAATGATTCAGATTGGACAAAATTTCTTATTGAAGAGTGTAAAAAAACTCTTGAATTTGGTTTTGATGGAATACATCTTGATCAATACGGATATCCCAAAGATTATACTTCGCTTTTTCTGAAAAATGGAGAATACAAGCCGTATCTAACTTCAAAAGGTTTTAAGGAGTTTATAAATTTGTTAAAGAAAGAAACTCAGTCCCCTGTTTTTTTTAATTACGTAAATAATTGGCCTAACGAAATTCAATCACATACTAATGGAGATGTCATTTACATTGAACCATGGGAATCTTGTAATACTTATTTGGATTTGTACTTGATGATTAAACAAGCAAAAAAGGATAGCAGGAAAGACGTTATATTAGCTGCTTATATAAATGAAAATTTTGAAGAAAATGTTCTATTATCCGATGCTGTTATCTCTGCTAGTGGTGGAAGAAGGCTTGAGCTTGGAGAATTCAGGCTTTTACTTGCAGGTCCGTATTTTCCAGGAGATGCTGGAGTGGCAAGTCAAAAATTACTTGATGGACTTAGAAATTATTATGATTATCAGATAAGATATGAACAATTTCTTGACTTACCAGAAAAGGAGTTAAGCTTAGAAGGATCAAATTTATCCTTAATTCCTAAAAAGAATTCTATTTGGTATAACATAAAGGGAAATTCAGAGTATGTTTTTATAAATTTTATAAATTTTATAGGAATAAGTACAGAACTTTGGAGAACGAAGACAAAGAAACCAGAGATAGTCGAAAATTTAGAAATATTCTTACCTATTAAAAATGTTCAAAATGTTTATTTTGCCTCACCTGATACTCAAATAGCTTTTTCTAAAATAGATTATGAAGTCGAGGATGAGGGAATAAAAATATTTGTTTCAAAAGTTGAATATTGGAGTTCCATTTTAATTGAACTGTGA
- a CDS encoding TIM-barrel domain-containing protein, with protein MFKKAQISAQTHLYRSGEPFKTGAVILDLSKVNFQDSPRIPYFEIETNDKETNLIYKMQKDDVVYGLGETLGALNKRGKIYQFYATDDPLHTPDKKALYGSHPFMILDGEKSFGLFIDYPSEIIFDIGFTHKDYIKITIFSKDLDIYLFECDEKLTIIKEYFALTGKPYIPPKWAFGFQQSRWSYFSEEEVRYVANKYRELDIPLDVIYTDIDYMDGYKVFTINRETFPNYEGMVKDLAQKGIKVIPIIDPGVKIEEGYHVYEEGKMNKYFCVDKNREDFVAAVWPGLTHFPDFLNSDVRKWWGRQYKIFTDMGIKGVWNDMNEPSIFYTPTRVQKLFESLEKAKVEENELGQKLSLIQEAIKNIPNNREDYKSFYHKLDDGTLINHDLVHNLYGLKMTEAASEALKTLLPNERPLLLSRSSYPGLHRMASIWMGDNMSWWEHMLVNIRLLQSLNMMGFFYTGADIGGFGGDASPELVIRWMQLGVFNPFYRNHAALNTRPQEPWQFDEESLNIMRDTVRLRYALLPYTYSEYMNSVKESEPFIKPLSFVFDGKKEKDIEDQFMYGNSLMVAPVHEQNKKGRYVYLPDVKWLNWTATKFEERNMTVYKPGDYYIEAELSQIPLFIKENNLLVLTEPMNYVGEKEITELWIVGLVTSQAVYTYYDDDGLTYNFAKGEFGHLKIEILKESNDFKVQVEKEDPKNMIKVNKIHFEIYDESGNVVKKDMII; from the coding sequence ATGTTTAAAAAAGCACAGATTTCAGCTCAAACACACTTATATAGAAGTGGGGAACCCTTTAAAACGGGGGCGGTTATTCTAGATTTAAGTAAAGTCAATTTTCAAGATAGCCCTAGAATTCCATATTTTGAAATTGAAACGAATGATAAAGAAACAAACCTTATTTATAAAATGCAAAAAGATGACGTTGTTTATGGCTTAGGAGAAACCTTAGGTGCCTTAAACAAAAGAGGGAAGATTTACCAATTTTATGCCACAGATGATCCCCTGCATACCCCCGACAAAAAGGCTTTGTATGGTTCTCATCCTTTTATGATCTTAGATGGAGAAAAATCATTTGGATTGTTTATTGACTATCCTTCTGAAATTATTTTTGATATAGGTTTTACTCATAAAGATTACATAAAAATTACTATCTTTTCAAAAGATCTTGATATTTATTTATTTGAGTGTGATGAAAAATTAACTATAATAAAGGAATATTTCGCCTTAACGGGAAAACCTTACATACCTCCAAAATGGGCTTTTGGATTTCAACAATCTAGATGGAGCTATTTTTCTGAAGAAGAAGTTAGATACGTTGCAAATAAGTATAGAGAACTTGATATTCCTCTAGATGTAATATATACAGATATTGACTATATGGATGGTTATAAGGTTTTTACCATTAATCGTGAAACCTTTCCAAACTACGAAGGAATGGTTAAAGATTTGGCTCAAAAAGGAATTAAAGTTATTCCCATCATTGATCCTGGAGTAAAAATAGAAGAAGGTTACCATGTATATGAAGAAGGAAAAATGAATAAATATTTTTGTGTTGATAAAAATAGAGAAGACTTTGTTGCAGCTGTTTGGCCAGGGTTAACTCACTTTCCTGACTTTTTAAATTCCGACGTGAGGAAATGGTGGGGGAGACAATACAAGATATTTACAGATATGGGTATAAAAGGCGTTTGGAATGATATGAACGAACCTTCAATTTTTTATACACCAACCAGGGTGCAAAAATTATTTGAATCATTAGAAAAAGCGAAAGTTGAAGAAAATGAGCTAGGTCAGAAATTATCGTTAATACAAGAAGCTATCAAAAATATTCCAAACAATAGAGAAGACTACAAAAGTTTTTATCATAAACTAGATGATGGAACATTAATAAATCACGATCTTGTACATAATTTATACGGATTAAAAATGACAGAAGCGGCCTCAGAAGCTTTAAAAACGCTTTTGCCAAATGAAAGGCCGCTTTTACTATCAAGAAGTAGCTATCCAGGACTTCACAGAATGGCTTCAATATGGATGGGCGACAATATGTCTTGGTGGGAACATATGTTAGTCAATATTAGACTGTTGCAATCTTTGAACATGATGGGATTTTTCTATACAGGGGCAGATATAGGAGGTTTTGGTGGTGATGCTTCACCTGAATTAGTTATAAGATGGATGCAACTCGGTGTATTTAATCCATTTTATAGAAACCATGCTGCCTTAAATACCCGGCCTCAAGAGCCATGGCAGTTTGATGAAGAATCTTTAAACATAATGAGAGATACAGTTAGACTTAGATATGCTCTTTTGCCTTATACATATTCAGAATATATGAACTCTGTGAAAGAATCAGAACCTTTTATAAAGCCTTTATCCTTTGTATTTGACGGAAAAAAAGAGAAGGATATAGAAGATCAGTTTATGTACGGGAATTCTTTAATGGTAGCTCCTGTTCATGAACAAAACAAAAAGGGAAGATATGTATATCTTCCAGATGTAAAATGGCTCAATTGGACTGCCACAAAATTTGAAGAAAGAAATATGACGGTTTATAAACCAGGAGATTATTACATTGAAGCAGAATTAAGTCAAATACCTCTTTTCATAAAAGAAAATAATTTGTTGGTTTTAACTGAACCAATGAATTATGTAGGTGAAAAAGAAATTACCGAGTTATGGATTGTTGGTTTAGTAACCTCACAAGCAGTATATACTTATTACGATGATGATGGATTGACCTACAATTTTGCGAAAGGAGAATTTGGACATTTGAAAATAGAAATTTTAAAAGAGAGTAACGATTTTAAGGTTCAAGTAGAAAAGGAAGATCCGAAAAATATGATAAAGGTAAATAAAATACATTTTGAAATATATGATGAAAGCGGTAATGTTGTAAAAAAAGATATGATAATATAA
- a CDS encoding carbohydrate ABC transporter permease, with the protein MSKKNKNLAKKEAIKGFSISSIYLIYAAIFWGYPFVWLFILVFSKWKFVGSPQFVGFKNITRVLSDPLFWKTVLNVFRFMLYYIPLVLLGAMLFAIALNKLKYGKTFVTLSFLVANVSSGVAYSIMFSNLFAVNGPINKLLYNLFGVTIPWFTSPSLAMFSIALIVIWKFIGYYGLILYAGISAIPESLYEAAELDGAGGFTKFFKITLPLLNPSIVMVMVLAITLAFGIFTEPYMITGGGPMRTTLTPMMHMITTSFQRMDPTYAATMAVFVAGISFGMVWLVRKIMEREVDLV; encoded by the coding sequence ATGTCTAAAAAAAATAAAAACTTAGCAAAGAAGGAGGCAATAAAAGGGTTTTCAATTTCTTCTATATATCTCATTTATGCTGCTATATTTTGGGGTTATCCTTTTGTTTGGCTATTTATTCTAGTTTTTTCTAAATGGAAATTTGTAGGATCTCCTCAATTTGTTGGTTTTAAAAACATAACGAGGGTCTTATCGGACCCTCTTTTCTGGAAAACCGTTCTTAATGTTTTTCGTTTTATGCTATATTATATTCCTCTTGTTCTTTTAGGAGCTATGCTTTTTGCAATCGCTTTAAACAAGCTTAAATATGGAAAAACCTTTGTTACTCTTTCTTTCTTAGTCGCTAATGTATCATCAGGAGTAGCATATTCAATAATGTTCTCAAATCTTTTTGCAGTAAATGGACCTATAAATAAACTCTTGTATAATCTATTTGGAGTAACTATTCCATGGTTCACAAGTCCATCACTAGCAATGTTTTCAATTGCTTTAATAGTTATCTGGAAATTTATCGGGTATTATGGGCTAATTCTATATGCTGGAATTAGCGCCATCCCTGAGTCTTTATATGAAGCAGCAGAATTAGATGGAGCTGGTGGTTTTACAAAGTTCTTTAAAATCACTTTACCTCTTTTAAATCCTTCTATTGTTATGGTTATGGTATTGGCAATAACTCTAGCTTTTGGAATATTTACTGAACCATACATGATAACTGGAGGAGGTCCAATGAGAACTACTCTGACTCCAATGATGCACATGATTACAACCTCATTTCAAAGAATGGATCCAACATATGCTGCTACAATGGCTGTATTTGTTGCTGGAATAAGTTTTGGAATGGTTTGGCTTGTAAGAAAAATTATGGAGAGGGAAGTTGATTTAGTATGA